TGGCGACAAGCTGCTCACCGCCCCCAACGCGGGCGACGACACCGATGCGGCGCTGTTTGCGAAGCTGGGCCTGACAGCGCTGGCGCAGGACGAACCGATGCGGGCCGCTGCCTGCCAGACGGCGGATACGGCCGTCGAGGATGCGCCGGAGAAGGGGATCGTCGCCGCCCGTACGGGATAGAGCTTGTCGGGATATCGCCGCCGATCTCGAACAGGCACTGGCACAGATTCAAGCGCACTGGAAAACGGAAAAATGTTCAAGAAGATCCTTATCGCCAACCGTGGGGAAATCGCCTGCCGCGTGATCAAGACCGCGCGGCGGATGGGTATCGCCACGGTGGCGGTCTATTCCGATGCCGATGCCCGGGCGCCTTTCGTGCGCATGGCGGACGAGGCGGTGCATATCGGCCCCGCTGCCGCCTCGGAAAGCTATTTGCAGGCCGAGAAGATCATCGCCGCCGCCCGCCAGACTGGCGCCGAAGCCGTCCACCCCGGCTATGGCTTCCTCTCGGAACGCGCGAGCTTCGTCGAGGCGCTGGACAAGGAGGGCATCGTCTTCATCGGCCCGCCAGCGAACGCGATTGCGGCGATGGGCGACAAGATCCAGTCCAAGAAGATCGCCCGCGAGGCGGGAGTTAATGTCGTGCCTGGCTTCGTCGGCGAAATCCGCGATACCGATCATGCGGTCGAGATCAGCAACGAGATCGGCTACCCGGTGATGATGAAGGCCAGCGCCGGCGGCGGCGGTAAGGGCATGCGGCTCGCCTATAGCGAGAAGGACGTTCGCGAAGGGTTCGAGGCGACCAAACGCGAAGGCCTCAATTCCTTCGGCGACGACCGCGTCTTCATCGAAAAGTTCATCGAGGATCCGCGCCACATCGAAATCCAGATCCTCGGCGACAAGCACGGCAACATCATCTACCTGAACGAACGCGAATGCAGTATCCAGCGCCGCCATCAGAAGGTGGTGGAGGAAGCGCCGTCGCCCTTCGTGACGCCGAAGATGCGCAAGGCCATGGGCGAACAATGCGTCGCCTTGTCCAAAGCGGTCGGCTATTACAGCGCGGGCACGGTCGAACTGATCGTGAGCGGTGCCGACACGACCGGCGAGAGCTTCTACTTCCTCGAAATGAACACCCGGCTGCAGGTTGAACATCCGGTGACCGAGGCGATCACCGGTGTTGATCTGGTCGAACAGATGATCCGCGTCGCAGCCGGCGAGAAGCTCACGATGGCGCAGGAAGACGTGAAGATCGATGGCTGGGCGATCGAGAACCGCGTCTATGCCGAAGATCCCTATCGCGGGTTCCTGCCCTCCACCGGCCGTCTCGTGCACTATCGGCCACCGGTCGAGCCCTGGGCCGACGACGGCGCGGAGAACGGCCGCCGCGGCGTCGACGGTGTTCGCGTCGACGACGGTGTGTTCGAAGGCGGCGAAGTCTCGATGTTTTACGACCCGATGATCGCCAAGCTGATAACCTGGGGTGAAACGCGCGACGATGCGGCCGACCTCCAGGTCGCGGCGCTCGACGCCTTCCGCATCGAGGGGCTGGGACACAATGTCGATTTCCTCAGCGCGATCATGCAGCATCCGCGTTTCCGTTCGGGCGAACTGACGACCGGTTTCATTGCGGAAGAGTATCCCGAGGGCTTCGCCGGTGCGCCAGCTTCGGACGAACTGAAGCGCGTGCTCGCGGCGGTCGGCGGCGTGATCGCCACTGCCGATGCCGATCGCGCGCGGCGGATCGACCAGCAGCTCGATCGCGAATTCTACGCCCCGGGCGACTGGACAGTCCGCATCGGCGAGCGGGAGGAAAACGCGAACACTTACGAAGTGCGCCTGGCGGAGGACGCGATCACCGTCGATGGCGAACCGGTTGCGCTGGAGATGGAATATACCCCCGGCGAAACGATGGTGGAGGTGGTACATGGCGGCACCGACGGGGACACGGGAACGGCACTGACGCTTCAGCTCAAACCCACACGCACCGGCTATGCGATCACCACCCGCGGTGCCACGCACAGCTTGCGCATCCTCCAGAGCCGGATTGCACATCTCGCGGAGCACATGATCGAGAAGGAGCCGCCCGATCTTTCGAAAATGCTGATCTGCCCGATGCCAGGCCTGCTCGTGAAACTGCACGTGAGCGAAGGGGAGGAAGTCCAGCCGGGCCAGCCGCTCGCCACGGTCGAGGCGATGAAGATGGAAAACATCCTGCGCGCCGAGAAGGCCGGCACGATCGGCAAGATCAATGCCGCGCAGGGCGACAGCCTCGCGGTCGACGAGGTGATCCTGGAGCTGGAATAGTGCACCTCAACCATTCCCCCGATACCCCGGCCGCGGACGAGACGGACTTCGAGACTTTCCTGAAGGCGGATATCCGCGTCGGGACCATCGTTTCGGCCGAACCCTTTCCCGAAGCGCGCAAGCCCAGTTATCGCCTGTGGATCGATTTCGGGCCTGCGATCGGTGAGAAGAAGAGCTCGGCGCAGATCGTGGCGAACTATTCGCTCGAGGACCTGCCCGGACGTCAGGTCGCGGCCGTGGTCAACTTCCCGCCCCGCCAGATCGGGCCGATGATGTCCGAAGTCCTGACCCTCGGTTTTGCGGACGAGAACGGCGACGTCGTGCTGTTCCGGCCGGACAAGCCGGTGCCCAACGGGTCGCGCCTGTTCTGATGCCCTCGCGCATCTGGACCGTCGGCTACGAACAGATCACCCAGTCCGCCCTGGTCGAATGTCTCGTGAACGCTGCGGTGGAGGTCCTTGCGGACGTCCGCTACCTCCCGCTGTCGCGGCGGCCGGGCTTCTCGAAGAACAGCCTGCGGGCTGCGGTGGAAGAAGCCGGGATCGGCTATCGTCACTTTCGCCATCTCGGCACCCCGACGGAGGGGCGCGCCGCCGCCCGGCGGGGCGATCTCGCGGAGCTGGACCGGATCTATTCCGGGCAGCTCGAACTGCCCGAAGCGCTGGCTCAGATGGCCGAACTGCGCACACTGGCCGAAACGGGCCGGGTGGCTCTGCTATGCTACGAACGGAAAGCGGCGGAATGCCATCGCAGCCTGCTGGTCTCCGCCCTGTTCGACGGCTTCGAACGCGTCGATCTCCTGCCCGAACTAGTGCGCGGGTAGCTGTTCGTCGAGGAAGGCGGCGACATCGGCCAGTGCAACGTCCCTTGCGACGAAGGCCGATCCGATGCCGTTCAGAAGGATGAAGGGCAAGGTGCCGGCGTCCATCTTCTTGTCGTGCAGCATGTGCTCCGCAAGTCGCCGGCCGTCGCAATCGAGCCCGAGCGCCGCGATTTCGCTTGGAAGCCCGGCCGTTTCGACCGCCTGTGCCACGCGGGTTGCATCGTCTGTGGAAATCAGATCGAGCCTGGCGGAGTATCGCGCCGCGAGAACCATGCCGAGCGCAACCGCCTCGCCATGGAGCAGGCGATCGGAAAATCCCGTCTCGGCCTCGAGAGCATGTCCGAAAGTATGCCCGAGATTGAGCAGCGCGCGCAGATCGGCGGTTTCGCGCTCGTCCTCCGCCACGATGCGGGCCTTGGCGGCGACGCTGGTGGCCACCGCATGTTCCAGCGCGTCGCTTTCGCGCGCTAGCACTGCCGCGCCGTTTTCCACCAGCCAGTCGAAGAATGTCCGATCGCCGAGAACCCCGTATTTCAACACTTCGGCATAACCCGCACGCATCTGCCGATCGGGAAGGGTGGTGAGCGCCGAGAGGTCGGCCAGCACCAGCGAAGGCTGATGAAAGGCCCCGATCAGGTTTTTCCCCGCTCCGGCGTTGATAGCGGTCTTTCCCCCGACCGAACTGTCGACCTGGGCGAGCAGCGAAGTCGGCAGTTGGATAAACCGGCAGCCGCGTTTGAGGATGGCAGCGGCGAACCCGACCAGATCGCCGATCACGCCGCCACCCAGCGCGACGACGTGATCGCCGCGTTCCACCTGCCCGGCCAGAAGCCAGTCGGTGACCTGTTCGAGACCGGCCCAGCTCTTTGTCGATTCGCCGGGATCGAGCACGAGCCAGCGGGTGGCAATTCCCGCCTGATCGAAAGACCGTTCCACGATCTTTCGCCAGTCCCCGGCCACGTTCGTGTCGGTGACGATGGAGACGCTGTTCTTCCGCAACAGCGGAAGGCAATGCTGCCCCGCCTCGGCCAGCAGGTTGGGCGCAATGCGCACCTTATAGGATCGCCCGCCCAGTTCCACAGGCACTACAGCCATCGATCGATTGCTCCGATTATCGCCATCGCCGTATCGACGTGCGGGCGGTTTTCGCCGGTAATGCGAATGGGTGCCAGGGCGTAGAACGGTTCGCGTTCGCGGCGCAGGCGGGTGAGAATCTCGTGCGGATCGCCATCGCGCAACAGCGGGCGGACGTCGCGCCGCGCGGTCCGTTCGACAAGGGTGTCGACATCGCAGTCTATCCAGATGGGGATAGCCCGATCGAGCAGCAGGGTCCGCGTTTCCTCTTTCACGAACGCGCCGCCTCCGGTTGCGATGACGCCGTGCCCCTCTTCGATCAGCCGTGCGATCACACGCCGTTCGCCGTCGCGGAAATAGGCTTCGCCGAACTGTTCGAAAATATCCGCGACGGTCATCTGTGCGGCTTCTTCGATCGCCTCGTCCGCATCGACGAAGTCCTTCCCCAGCAGAGCTGCCAGTTTTCGGCCGACCGTCGACTTGCCGACCCCCATCAGCCCGACGAGCGCAATCGGCCGATCGATCCGGTGCGCTATTCGGGCGATCTCTGCATCGCTGAGCTTTTCGTCCGCCTGGGTCATTGCCGCTTCGCCTATAGATGGGCTAGATGCCGCGCAACCGTGCAGCATATGCAAGAAAGGGTCTGCTGGCTTGGCGATGACGGGTAGGCGTGCCGTAGGGGCGTTGGTGGTGCTGGTTGCCGCCCTGTTGCTCTATGCCTGGATCGACGGTGGGGAGGAGCCGCTGCGGCCGATCGCAGAGCCGGTTCCGGTGCCCGAGGGCATTCGATGAAGACGCTGCTTGCAACAGGCGCCGCCGCGCTGGCGCTCACATCCACTCTCGTGCTGGCGCAAGGGGCGCCCGAATCGTTGCTGCCGCCCGGATTCGACGATCCGCCGCCGGCCGAGCCGACCGCGACGCCTGCACCGCCGGCCCCGGCACCCGCCGCACCGGCAGAGGGCTCCACGCCTCCTTCCGACAGCACCGGCACACCGGTGATCCAGCCTTTGCCTGAACGATCGGCCGAACCGCAGCCGGCGATAGACCTGCCCGACGATCTGCCTTCGCTCGAGGAGCTGGAGGCGATGAATACCGACGAGCTGGACGAGCTTCTGGGGCTCAAGCCGCGTTACGACATTCCGCCTGCAGCGCGCCGGTCGCTGTCCGAAGTGGGGATCGTCGGTCCTGCCGAAGGGGGTTTCGCCACGGCTTCGCTGGAAGCACAGCCGGCCTCTCTCGTGCGGGCGATAATCGCCGGGATGCGCGGCCCCCTGGTGTCGCGCTGGGGCCATATTCTGGTACGCCGCACCCTCGCGAGCCGGCTGACCGCGCCGGACGGCATGGACCCGGTGGACTTCGCCGCCTTGCGCGCGGCGGCTCTCAACGCGATGGGGGAATACACGGCCGCCCGCGGCATTGCGCAGGACGTCGATACCAGCAACTGGCACCGTCCGCTAACCGATGCCGCGCTCGAAGCCTATGTGGCAACCGGCGACATCGTCGGTGCTTGTCCGGCCGTCCAGCTTCAGGGAAGCGATCGCGACGATGGCCGGTGGCAGCTGTGGCAGTCGATTTGCGCCGCCTATGCCGGCCAGGGAGTGCGCGCGGCGACCGAGCTGCGCCGGGCTCTTTCGCGCGGAACCGCGCCGGCGATCGACGTTCTCCTGGCACAGCGCTTTGCCGGCGCGGCCGGGTCGGGCCGGCAGGCGGTGAACCTCGAATGGGACGAAGTCGACGAGATGACGCCGTGGCGTTACGCCCTGGCCAATGCCGTCGGCGCCGAAATCCCCGAGCGATTGCTTGCCGATCTGCCGCCCTATTACAGCAGGGCGGCGGCGATCGCGCCGACGCTTGCGCCCGCCGACAGGCTCCCCGGCGCGCATCGTGCCGCGGGCGAGGGCATTCTGTCGGCTTCTGCCATGGTCAGCCTCTACAGCGAGGTTCTGAACAGCGCCGAGGACGGCGATGGCGCGGAAGCGGCCGCTCGCCTGCGCATGGCCTACACCGGCGACACCCCGGCCGCGCGGCTTGCGGCGATGCGCGCCATCTGGGGCGGAGGCGGGGCGGAATACAGCCGGCTCGTGCTTACCGCATATGCATCGGCGCGAATGCCCGCGAGCGAGGAGTTTCGCGACGAGGCGCCGACCTTGATCGCCTCGATGCTGTCGGCCGGGCTCGATCGCGACGCGATGGAATGGTCGCAGGTCGTGGAGCAGGGCGGCCTCGGCTGGGCTTTGCTGGCGCTGGCTCGGCCCGAGGGCGGAGGCAACATCGCCGGCGGACAGCTCGATGCTTTCGTGGACGAAGACGACAGCGACAGTCGGCGCAAGTCGCAATTCCTTGTCGCGGCGCTTGCGGGTCTCGGCCGGATCGATGACTCGACCGCCCGCTCCTATAGCGACCGGCTGGCGATGGAACTGTTGCGGGACAGCAAGTGGACGCGGACGATCGAACGGGCCGCTGCGGTCGACAATGCCGCCCTGGTGGCCCTGCTGGCCGGTCTCGGCATGCAGGGCGATGCCTGGGACAAGATGACGGCGCGCCATCTCTATCATATCGTGTCGGCATTGAATCGTGTCGGCCTTTCGGCCGAAGCGCGGATGATCGCGGCGGAGGCGGTGGCGCGCGCGTGATGGCCGCCCCGGTCGAGGATTTCCTCGCCATGCTCGCCGCCGAACGGGGCGCGGCGAGCAACACGCTGGCGGCATATCGCAGGGATCTGGAACGCGCGGGCGAGATCGTCGGCCCTCTCGCAGATGCAACTCGCGCCGATCTCGCCCGGCTGGGGCAGGCCTGGAGCGCGCTTGCGCCATCGACGGTCGCGCGCAAGGCCTCCGCGCTGCGGCAGTTCTATGGGTTCCTGGTCGACGAAGGCTTGCGCGAGGACGATCCTTCGCCGGCCCTCCCGCGCCCGGCGGCGAGGCGCCCGCTGCCGAGGATACTGTCTCACGACGAGGTCGGGATCCTGTTCGCCAGAGCGGAAGAGGACGCGCGCGGCGATGCGCCCGCAGCGGTTCGTATGCTGACGCTTCTCGAGCTGCTCTACGGGTCAGGCTTGCGTGCCACCGAGCTGGTTTCGCTACCGCTTGCCGCCGTGCCGCGCGACGCGCCGTTTCTGACGATCACGGGGAAAGGCGGGCAGACGCGCATGGTGCCGGTAAGCGGCCGTGCCCGGTCGGCGCTTTCGCGCTGGCTCGCGCTGCGTCCCGCGGGCGGACGATACGTGTTCCCCTCGCGCAGCGGCAAGCATCTGACCCGCATCCGCCTGTTTCAATTGCTCAAATCGCTGGCCACTAGCGCCGGTCTGGATGCGGAGAAAGTCAGCCCTCACGTCCTTCGCCATGCCTTCGCGACTCATCTGCTGGAAGGGGGCGCAGATCTGCGCGTGCTCCAATCGCTGCTCGGCCATGCCGACATTGCCACGACGCAGATCTACACCCACGTCGACAGCGCGCGTCTGGTGACATTGGTCAACGAACGGCATCCCCTTGCCGTTCGCGACGGCGCGGACTAGGCGCTGAGGCATGATCTCCTACCTCGAATTCGAGAAGCCCGTGGCGCAGCTCGATGCGCGTATCGCCGAACTTCGTACCGCCGCCGAGGGCGACGATGTCGATATCTCGACCGAGCTTGCACGGCTCGAGCGCAAGAGTACCGATCTTCTGGCAAGCACTTATGCGTCGTTGACGCCGTGGCAGAAGACGCAAGTTGCGCGCCATCCTTCGCGGCCGCATTTCCGCGACCTTGTTCGCCATGCATTCGACGAGTTCATCCCCCTCGGCGGCGATCGCTACTACGGCGAGGACGAGGCGATCCTGGGCGGTTTCGCAAAGCTGCGGGGGCGGCGGGTGATGTTGATCGGCCACGAGAAAGGTCACGACACCGAGAGCCGGCTGAAACACAATTTCGGCATGGGCAAGCCGGAGGGCTATCGCAAGGCCATCCGCCTGATGGACATGGCGGGCCGCTTCGGATTGCCGGTGGTGACGCTGGTCGACACTTCGGGTGCGTTCCCGGGCGTCGAAGCGGAGGAGCGAGGACAGGCCGAAGCGATCGCCCGCTCGACCGAAGCATGCCTTGCGCTGCCCGTGCCGATGGTTGCGACCATCGTGGGGGAGGGCGGCTCGGGCGGTGCGGTCGCGCTGGCGAGCGCCGAGCGCGTGCTGATGCTCGAACACGCGGTCTATTCGGTGATCTCGCCCGAAGGCTGCGCATCGATCCTCTGGCGCACGGCCGACAAGGCGCCCGATGCGGCCGAGGCGATGAAAGTCACGGCCCAGCATCTCGAAGCGCTCGGCGTAATCGATCGTATCGTTCCCGAACCGGTGGGGGGCGCGCATCGCAATCCGGAAGCGGCGGCCCAGGCGCTGGCCCAGGCGATCGACGAGGAACTGGAGGCGCTGGAGCCTCTCGGGCCCGATGAGCTTCGCCGAGCCCGCGAAGAGCGTTTCCTGCGGATCGGGGCGGCCTGAGCGCGCAAGCTGAAGGCAATCGACGCCCGAAAGACCCTGCGTCGCGGGGTGAGCCATATCGGGCCCATGGGAACAAAGTTCGCCTGTTCAGGGTTCGTTTTCAAGGATCAATCGCAGCGGTGGAAGGAACGCCGCGCGCTCGGAGGAGACTTGGCACCATGCCTCGAATCAGTAAAGTCGCTCTTGGTTCCACCGCGGCATTATCGCTCGCGCTGACGTCGTGCATGGGTGCCGGGGCCAATATTCCCAGCGCATCGACCCCGATCACGCAGGCGGAAGCGCGGACCGGCGCGGAAGCCCATCCGCAGCTGCTCGCGGAATTCGGCGGCGCGATGAGCGGCCCTCACGCGCAATATGTCGAGCAGGTGGGGCGGAATATCGCCGTGCGATCGGGACTGGGCAATGCCCAGTCGGACTTCACGGTGACTTTGCTCAACAGCTCGGTCAACAACGCCTTCGCCATTCCCGGCGGCTACATCTACACGACGCGCCAGTTGGTCACGTTGATGAACAACGAGGCTGAGCTGGCGGGCGTGCTGGGGCACGAAGTGGGGCACGTCGCCGCGCGTCATTCGCAGCGCCGCCAGGCCGAGGCGCAGCAAAACACGCTTTTCGGCGTTGCGGGCGCCATTCTCTCGGGAATCTTCCTGGGCGACAGCGGCATCGGCCAGCAACTTTCGCGCGGCTTCCTGCAAGGCTCGCAATTGCTGACGCTGCGCTTCTCGCGCAGTCAGGAGTTGCAGGCGGACGAGCTGGGGATTCAGTATCTGACACGGGCCGGTTACGATCCGCATGCCATGGCCACCGTTCTGCAAAGCCTCGCCGCGCAGAACGCGCTGGATGCTTCGTTGCAAGGGCGGGGCGATGCAAGGGTGCCCGAATGGGCCTCCACCCACCCCGACCCTGCAAGCAGGGTCCAGGCCGCGATGCGGCGTGCTGCCGGGACAACCGGGGTGACCAACCGCGATACCTTTCTGACCCGGATCGACGGGCTGGTCTATGGCGACGATCCGAAGCAGGGCATTATCGAAGGGCGGCAGTTCATCCATCCCGAGCTGCGGCTGTCGTTTACCGCGCCGCAGGGCTTCTACATGGTCAACGGCACGCGAGCGGTCTCGATCAACGGCCAGAGCGGCCAGGGGCAGTTGAGCACCGCACCTTACGACGGCAATCTCAGCAACTATGTGCATCGGGTATTTCGTGCGCTCGGCGGAAACCGGCAGACGCTTGCGCCGGCTGCGCTCCAGCAGACGACCGTCAACGGCCTGCCTGCCGCATACGGAACCGCGCGCGTCAACAGCGGCAACGGGCAGGTCGACGTGGTGGTGTTCGCTTACGAATTCTCGAACGGGCAGGCGTATCATTTCGCCACACTCAGCCAGGCCGGCCGTTCGGGCGTGTTCACGCCGATGTTCAATTCGATGCGTCGCATCAGCCGGGCAGAGGCCAATCGCGTCGTTCCGCGACGGATCGATGTCGTGACGGTGCGCAGCGGCGACACCGTTTCGTCGCTCGCAAATCGCATGGCTTACGATACCGCCAGGGAACAGCGGTTCCGCGTGCTGAACGGCCTGGGTTCGCGCGATACGCTGCGGGCGGGGCAGAAGGTGAAGATCGTGGTGCGGGGGAGCTGAACAACCTGGTAAATGAAAAGGGCGGCGGGATCTCTCCCGCCGCCCTCTAGTCCAAATGCTTGACGCTATCCGTTGATTAGCCCTCGGCTGCAACGAGGTCGTCAGAAACGGCGGAGAACGTCGCCGACAGATTGCTGCCCAGCGTGGACATAGCAGTGATCGCGGCAACGGCGATCAAGGCGGCAATCAGGCCGTATTCGATGGCGGTGGCACCCTGCTCGTCGCGGAGCAGCTTGTTGATGAACTTCATTTCTAGTCTCCTGGTCCAGTCTTCGATTCCCGAACTCTTTCCAGCAACGCGGAACGAGCAGCTAATGGAAATAGGTGTGGAGAATTGATAAAATACTAAGGGACGCGGTCCCCAATTTTCCTCAGCCTCTTTCCTTCGTGACCTCGGTCGAAACCGCGCTCCACATCACAGTGGTTTTGTCGGCGACTTCCGTAAATGCGCCGATGCACGCGACAACGATCAGCGTCACGATCAGGCCGTATTCGACTGCGGTTGCACCGCGAGTATCGCGTCCGATGCGCGTCAGAATAGTCTTCGACTGCATTGGATGCCCCCGATACGGTCCTGTATGCGGCTTGTCGCACCCGATCCCTTAAGAAATGGTTCCCGCGAGCGTTCGAGATGGAAAAATTGCCGACATGGATCGCCGTCGTTGCGCTGGCATTGCGGCGCCGCGATGGACGATGGCTGATGCACCGGCGCCCACCGGGCAAGCATCACGGGGGCCTGTGGGAGTTCCCGGGGGGCAAAGTCGAAGAGGGGGAAACACCTGATTTTGCCTTGAAAAGGGAAATTCAGGAGGAACTGGGAATCGGTCTCGACCGGGAGCTTCTGATTCCGGTTTCCTTCGCACAGACTGCGCGGGACGACGAGCGACCCGGGATTGTCATCCTGCTTTACACCGCCACCCGCTGGGAAGGGCAGCCGCGATCACTCGAAGGGGGCGAGATTGCATGGTGGACTCCGGGAGAGATTCGCGAACTGGACAAGCCGCCGTTGGACATCGCGCTGTGCGAATCGCTGTTTTCACAACGATTTGACGATCCGGGGCGATAGGGGATTGCAAAGGTCGAATCCGCCTCCTATGTGGCGCCCTCCAAGCGCGCCCGTAGCTCAGCTGGATAGAGCACCAGACTACGAATCTGGGGGTCAGAGGTTCGAATCCTTTCGGGCGCGCCACTCTTTCTTTTTCATTGCAGGTTCCCGCTATTTTACGGCGGGTAACCAGAGCAGGATGTCTAGGAGAGCCAATCTCTCCTGGTGATTTCTGTTATGTGAACTCACGCTGTCGCGGCAGTTTCCTTGATCCTCCGGGAGTTACGATAGTTCGGGCTGGGGAGCACCCGCCGGTGTGCCATATTGGACTCCCCTGGATGTGGCGAAATCGATAAATGTTCGCAAAGGAACCGGAATGCGGCGGCGACTTGGGTAATAGAGGAAGAGGCCGGGATAGGTTGGGCACCAGTCCTCAAGCACCCGTACGACGCGGCCATTTGCCAACAGCGGCTGCGCCAGACTTTCCAGGACGTTGGCGATGCCGAGCCCGTCGGATGCTGCACGCAAGCTGTTGTGCTGACTATCCAGGGTCAGAGGCCCGTTAACATCGATTTCGATCTTCTTTGCGTTCTTCGCAAATTCCCAAGCGTAACGTGTTCCGCTGGGAAAACGGTAGCGAATGCAGGCATGTGCTGCGAGATCGGCAGGGACTTTCGGCTTCGGGTATCGGCGGAAATAGTCTGGTGAAGCCACGATGGCATCGCGTTGTTGCGGGCCGAGCTTGACCGCGATCATGTCTCTTTGCAGGCGTTCGCCGAAGCGAATGCCGGCATCGTATCCTTCAGCCACAATATCGACCAGACTGTCATTGGCCGAAATTTCCAGGTGAATCGCAGGATAAGTCTGCAAGAATGGCTTCATGATCGGGGCAAGGATAACCTCGACGGCCACTTGCGGGGCATTCAGTCTAAGCGTACCCGCCGGCTGTTCGCGGAAGTTGTTGACCGCATCGAGAGCATTTTCAAGGCCGTCGAAAGCGGGCCGCAGATGCTCGAGCAGCCGGTGGCCCGCCTCAGTGGGAGCCACGCTGCGAGTAGTGCGATTGAGCACCCGGACACCCAGCCGATCTTCAAGAGTCCGAATTCGATGACTGATTGCCGACGGTGTGATGCCGAGGTCGACGGCTGCCCTGCGGAAGCTGCGGCGCTCGGCCACCGCCGCAAAAGTCATCAGATCGGAAATGTCGGCCGGTCGCATTGATGAATCTCACTCACCAGATCAATCGAGATTATATCCATTAAAGAAACGATCCCCAAATGCCACTTTCCGGTCCGACGCCGACAAACCCGTGAGCCGGAGTGGACCGTGCATCGTCATTCTCGAATTGCCATCCCAACCGATGGTTTCTGGCCAACGGTTCCGAACGTTCAAGCGGGGAAGAGGCTCGGTTGTCGCTCCGACCGCCGGACGAATGATCCCTATCAAGGAAAGAATGGACAACCCATGAGTACAGACTTGGAAAACCCAGCCTCCACGCCGACGCCGCCGCGAACCCTGGACCGTAAGGTGGCGGTGGTGACTGGCGCAAGTTCTGGCATTGGCCGCGCGACGGCGATCGAGCTGGCGCGGCGGGGCGCCGCAGTTGTCGTGAGTGCGCGTCGCGCGGATAAAATCGATGCTTTGGCGGATTCATTGGCAACCGAAGGACACGACGTCCTGTCCGTACCGGCCGATGTGGTGCAAGCTTCGGATATCGAACACCTTATCGAGGCGACTGTAGAGCGGTTTGGGCGTGTGGATATCGCCTTTAACAATGCAGGCACGGAAGGTGTCTTCGCCCCTTTCGAGGAACAGACCGACGAAACGTTCGACCTGGTCTTCG
The sequence above is a segment of the Pelagerythrobacter marensis genome. Coding sequences within it:
- a CDS encoding M48 family metalloprotease, which produces MPRISKVALGSTAALSLALTSCMGAGANIPSASTPITQAEARTGAEAHPQLLAEFGGAMSGPHAQYVEQVGRNIAVRSGLGNAQSDFTVTLLNSSVNNAFAIPGGYIYTTRQLVTLMNNEAELAGVLGHEVGHVAARHSQRRQAEAQQNTLFGVAGAILSGIFLGDSGIGQQLSRGFLQGSQLLTLRFSRSQELQADELGIQYLTRAGYDPHAMATVLQSLAAQNALDASLQGRGDARVPEWASTHPDPASRVQAAMRRAAGTTGVTNRDTFLTRIDGLVYGDDPKQGIIEGRQFIHPELRLSFTAPQGFYMVNGTRAVSINGQSGQGQLSTAPYDGNLSNYVHRVFRALGGNRQTLAPAALQQTTVNGLPAAYGTARVNSGNGQVDVVVFAYEFSNGQAYHFATLSQAGRSGVFTPMFNSMRRISRAEANRVVPRRIDVVTVRSGDTVSSLANRMAYDTAREQRFRVLNGLGSRDTLRAGQKVKIVVRGS
- a CDS encoding Flp family type IVb pilin — translated: MKFINKLLRDEQGATAIEYGLIAALIAVAAITAMSTLGSNLSATFSAVSDDLVAAEG
- a CDS encoding Flp family type IVb pilin; amino-acid sequence: MQSKTILTRIGRDTRGATAVEYGLIVTLIVVACIGAFTEVADKTTVMWSAVSTEVTKERG
- a CDS encoding (deoxy)nucleoside triphosphate pyrophosphohydrolase, with protein sequence MDAPDTVLYAACRTRSLKKWFPRAFEMEKLPTWIAVVALALRRRDGRWLMHRRPPGKHHGGLWEFPGGKVEEGETPDFALKREIQEELGIGLDRELLIPVSFAQTARDDERPGIVILLYTATRWEGQPRSLEGGEIAWWTPGEIRELDKPPLDIALCESLFSQRFDDPGR
- a CDS encoding LysR family transcriptional regulator, which translates into the protein MRPADISDLMTFAAVAERRSFRRAAVDLGITPSAISHRIRTLEDRLGVRVLNRTTRSVAPTEAGHRLLEHLRPAFDGLENALDAVNNFREQPAGTLRLNAPQVAVEVILAPIMKPFLQTYPAIHLEISANDSLVDIVAEGYDAGIRFGERLQRDMIAVKLGPQQRDAIVASPDYFRRYPKPKVPADLAAHACIRYRFPSGTRYAWEFAKNAKKIEIDVNGPLTLDSQHNSLRAASDGLGIANVLESLAQPLLANGRVVRVLEDWCPTYPGLFLYYPSRRRIPVPLRTFIDFATSRGVQYGTPAGAPQPELS